In the Centroberyx gerrardi isolate f3 chromosome 9, fCenGer3.hap1.cur.20231027, whole genome shotgun sequence genome, one interval contains:
- the stxbp3 gene encoding syntaxin-binding protein 3 has translation MAGSDHGLKRLVWQKLKETIIADCRKSEVWKILILDPFTTKLLSSCCKMSDLMSEGITIVEDLFRSREPVPEMKAIYFMSPNAKCVDAFIADFKLKPKYKAAYIYFTDYCSDDLFNNMKLYCAKHIRVCKEISMSFLPQEAQVFTCDNPGAFQSIYSPHSQDKRKTLETLADQLVTLCATLDEYPGVRYKKESNMENAKSLAEMVDNKLARHYELDDSGKKKGKTQAQLLIVERGFDPVSPILHELTYQAMAYDLIAIQNDTYKYKSKDGSEKEALLNEEDMLWVKLRHMHIAEVTEQFPKLVKEIAANKKQSDGKITISGLSQLMKMMPSVRKHVTQKTVHLNLTEDCMNHFQKNVEKLCKAEQDLAVGLDVDGVKVKDPMRTLLPVLLHPYSTHDKIRAVLLYIFSLNGTTEENLSKLIQHVKIEDEREFILNWKDLGVPIISTASLFSRKPSRRDRSHEETYNLSRWTPVIKDVMEDAVENKLDPREWPHQSECPAAWNGSGAVSARQKHKASAQDERRSGSRLIIFVIGGLSHSEMRCAYQVTQAVKSCEVIIGSSHIVTPTSLLDDIKALSKGPMETFTIEERSNA, from the exons ATGGCTGGTTCGGATCACGGGCTGAAAAGGCTCGTTTGGCAAA AACTAAAAGAAACGATCATTGCTGATTGCAGAAAATCTGAAGTATGGAAG ATCTTGATTCTGGACCCCTTCACCACCAAGCTCCTCTCATCATGCTGCAAAATGTCCGATCTGATGTCAGAGGGAATAACAA TTGTGGAGGACCTGTTCAGAAGCAGAGAGCCTGTTCCAGAAATGAAGGCCATCTACTTCATGTCACCTAATGCAAAG TGTGTGGATGCCTTCATTGCTGACTTCAAGCTGAAACCCAAGTATAAAGCAGCATATATTTATTTCACCGACT ACTGCTCTGATGATCTGTTCAACAATATGAAGCTGTACTGTGCCAAGCACATACGCGTCTGTAAGGAAATAAGCATGTCCTTTTTGCCACAAGAGGCACAA GTGTTCACATGTGATAATCCGGGGGCTTTCCAGAGCATCTACAGTCCCCACAGTCAGGACAAAAGGAAGACACTGGAGACTCTTGCAGACCAGCTTGTCACGCTCTGTGCCACGCTGGATGAGTACCCAGGGGTCAGATACAAGAA GGAAAGCAACATGGAGAATGCCAAGTCCCTGGCAGAGATGGTGGACAACAAGCTGGCCAGACACTACGAGCTAGATGACAGTGGCAAGAAAAAG ggaaaGACTCAGGCCCAGCTGCTGATAGTGGAGAGAGGCTTCGACCCCGTCAGCCCCATCCTGCATGAGCTGACCTACCAGGCCATGGCCTACGACCTCATCGCTATCCAGAACGACACCTACAA GTACAAGTCTAAAGACGGCTCGGAGAAGGAGGCCTTGCTGAACGAGGAAGACATGCTCTGGGTTAAACTGAGGCACATGCACATCGCTGAGGTCACAGA aCAATTCCCCAAGCTGGTGAAGGAAATAGCTGCTAACAAGAAACAGTCAGATGGAAAG aTCACGATTAGCGGTTTATCACAACTGATGAAGATGATGCCCTCAGTCCGTAAACATGTGACTCAG AAAACAGTTCATCTGAATTTGACTGAGGACTGCATGAACCATTTCCAGAAGAATGTGGAGAAACTCTGCAAAGCTGAACAG GACCTGGCGGTGGGCTTGGACGTGGACGGGGTGAAGGTGAAGGACCCCATGAGGACGCTGCTGCCTGTGCTGCTCCACCCGTACAGCACCCACGACAAGATCAGGGCCGTGCTGCTCTACATCTTCAGCCTCAATG GAACCACAGAGGAGAACTTAAGCAAACTCATCCAGCATGTAAAGATCGAGGATGAGCGGGAGTTTATCCTGAACTGGAAAGACCTGGGGGTCCCTATCATATCAACG GCCAGTTTGTTCTCCCGCAAGCCGAGCAGACGGGATCGCTCCCATGAGGAGACGTACAACCTCTCCAGGTGGACTCCTGTCATCAAAGACGTGATGGAG GATGCCGTGGAGAACAAGCTGGACCCCAGGGAATGGCCGCACCAGTCTGAATGTCCCGCAGCCTGGAATGGCTCCGGGGCCGTCAG TGCACGTCAGAAGCACAAGGCCAGCGCTCAGGACGAACGCCGGAGCGGCTCGCGCCTCATCATCTTCGTCATCGGCGGGCTCAGCCACTCTGAGATGCGCTGCGCGTACCAGGTCACCCAGGCAGTCAAGTCCTGCGAAGTCATCATAG GGTCATCCCACATCGTGACCCCCACCAGCCTCCTGGACGACATCAAGGCCCTGAGCAAAGGCCCCATGGAGACTTTTACtatagaggagaggagcaacGCCTGA